The Capsicum annuum cultivar UCD-10X-F1 chromosome 3, UCD10Xv1.1, whole genome shotgun sequence genomic sequence tttacccttcattaaaagactttagataaaactatcttttcactattattttaaatttattatttaattattttttattatattaactagacttcctaaaatatataggactcctgaaatatatgataggagaattaattaatatttttctttctactagagttcttaaaatatatagaactcctaaaatatatggtaggagaattaattaatatttttctttctactagagtttctaaaatatatgggattcctagaatatatggtagaagaattaattaatattttcctttctactgttcaattacaaaaatactcctaaaataggactctattaaggaaatatttctataaatattgagatgtatgttaaactagagaacaaatcggTTTGTCTGTTGGAAGAATATGAttaatgctcatctaacttgattcgattgcatgtctagatgacggatgcttgattttctaaccctcaacttcttcactctttttgtcagcataatagaattcaacatgtgtgtgtatatatatatcttctttattttcattgaaaatcactctttagggtcaaaatttatGCTCAgccaaaaatttattggatcaataTTGAAACTTTGTGATcgctattatattttttttattgtttacagGTCGTAGTTGAATGTcgattgactttgaagaatttcttgtgtaaagattaggtttaattatattgttttgatattgttattatcttattgttttattttaatttacagatgctagatgaatgtgggttaactttaaaaaaatttagttaaaggttaggtttaattgtattatcgtaatatctttattagtttgttattttgtggtaagtttacagttcgtagatgaatctcgatcggctttgtgaattttttatgtgtaaaatttaagtttaattgtattgttttgatatcacttttatcgtattatttcgttgcagtttacaggtgatagatagatgttggttggctttgatgaatttttttatgtaaaggttaggttcagttgtattattttgatatctctgttatcgtattattttgttattgtttacaggtggtagatgagtgtcagacgactttgagaaaaaatttatgtCTAAAGATTAGATTTAACTATATTTTGATGTCTCTGtgattgtattgttttgttgcaatttacagatagtagatgaaggtcgatcgacttttaaaaatatttttggtaaagattaggtttaataaataaattctccatctttacatactcaagagatattaaatttaattattatattcatctttattatttaaacaaatatcttatttaatgtaatgtttaaactcattaaaaCGGGGTACACACGCAAgacacgtacacctaaactagtatatacaAAAAGGGTTAAGGGGTTGTATGGTACGAGAGATAAGGGATAACTAATTTCAGAATTAATTTTAAGATGAGCTTATTCCATGTTTGATTGTGATAAAATTCATGGAATAACTATCCCGAAATTATAGTGTTATTTTATCTCTCCTTGAGGGTGGAATAAATAATCCCGAGATAACTTATTTCCCAACCAAATGACCCTTAAATATattcataacatatgaaaaaTGACTCGCAAGTATCCTAACAAAAGAATACTCATATTTGAATTAACTCATTATAAAATGTAAGGATCAAAATTAATGGATTTCAAATCAGACATATTTAACATtacctataataacaacaacaaaaacaacaacaaacccagtatattcccacaaagtggagtctattgagggtaaaatgtacgcagtccataccactaccccaaaaaagtagagaggttgtttccgatagacccccggctcaagacaaaaggaTATTAAATAAAATCGTCAAAAGCATGCAACAAGATAAAATTAACAGAGATAGGGCACCCACAAAAAATACTATACACTACCAACCAAAAGGCACCCCTTCTTCCCAACCCTAAGACTATCAACCCAGTTACACCAAAGCATTCCTAACTACAGACTACGAATCATTCATACGTactaaccctctatcctaatatgTTTCCTTCATAGCTTCTTACCGAGGGTCGgctcatgtcctcagtaagtcgtaactgctccatgtcacgtctaatcacttctctccagtatttctttgcctacccctaccccgtttGAAATCATCCAAggtcaacctctcacacctacgaactggggcatcagtgtctctcctcatcacatgtccaaaccactTCAACCTTACTTCCTGCATCTTGTCATCTATAGAcgtcactcccaccttctcccgaatagttatATTCCTAACCCTGTTGCCCCTCGTAAAATTatacatccaacacaacatcatCATTTCTGCCACTTTCAACTTTTggatttgagaatttttggttGGCCAATATttcgctccatacagcatggtcGGACGGACaacaactctatagaatttgcctttaagcttcaGAGGCAcattcttatcacataaaaatcctgAGGCAAGCTTCCATTTCATCCATCCTGCTCCAGTACgatgagagacatcctcatcaatctctctattTTCCTGAATTAtaaacccaagatacttaaaactatccctcttacaaaccaccTGTGAATCCATCTTTACAACTACTTCGTCCTTCTGCCTCGAGTCAGTAAACCTttcactccaagtactccgtcttggtcctactcaacctgaaaccTTTAGACTTTAGGGTTTGTCTCTACAccttcaacttatcattaacaccttcccgcgtctcatcaatcaaaactacatcgtctgcaaaaaacatacaccaaggcacctctccttgtaTACTCCATGTCAAcgcatccatcaccaaggcaaataaactATTATAACTCATTATCAATTTATATAATAGTAACAATGTAAGGTAGAATATGAAATGATTAATTCCTGCATAACTCTAACAAGCAACCAATTAACGACCCTTTACTCTTTAAAACTTGTGGTTTAAACAAGTCATAGACATTTGTATTACTAAATTATTTCCATTAAAAATAAACTTAagttattttattgttttaaaataGGCTAAAATAATGTATCACATATATTATGACTGTTTTGCCCCTTTTCAATTTCGAAGGGTTTGAAAAacattatttttgaccttttaaaCTAATccaaaacttgaaaaaaaaattgaaacaatttaagaaattacagagtcgccacttgattttcgaaaaaatatcaagaaaaactaaaaatattacttaaaagattcaaaacagaaaaaatcttttaagtttagaaattctgagtaagcggttcctattaatactcttagaaagttgttaaggcaccaagagtatccgctaacttgcggttatccagagtatttgaaaataacttttttgactaactttaaaaagggaAATTGTCTTTTCGAAAAGAAAAcgattaaaaaaaattgtcttcGAGATTTGTGCAAAACAAATTCTGACAACTTAACggagattttaactaagtctagaaaaattaagaacaattagcatataaagggGAAAGGGGGAGATTAAAGGACTTAAGCCATTAAGCCCAAATCATAAACCATATCCTAAGctaatttgagtctttgactcatcTTCAcgtgtcctaatctaaatatttgggcttttggcccataacctgtcctaagctagtttttggacctttgagGCCCGAAATCCGCTTCATCtttattaaattacaactttggcttcgatgtctaaatgaatgaataaataaatgactaaatgactaaataaaaataatgcaataataaaatcgagacttttcaagtcttttaataacatcatcaatggattttgatccattttccttcttcttccatcttcttgcaCCCGCACGCCATATAATCGACTTCAGGTTTAAAACTTCAAACTTGACTCGGAGAGATGGGCCTCATtgacccattacgaaatgcaagaggaaaggagtTCATTTTGACTCCAAAATAAATTCAtgcaaaggaaaaaataaaagaaaaagaattaatatgtgttcaaaatttctacacttaatagataaatgatgagatgaaaaagTAGCATTCTCAATCATACAAAAATAGTAAGCTATGATAACAAAGCAAACCAAATTATCCAACGAAAAGGAAATTAACTCATCTCCTAAACAATCTTACGAAAAATTGAATCTGATACAATATAATTAACTAGCCCTTGAAAAGAAGAATCCACAAgcatagttgcttaaaatttggacaaatagatTGATACATATTTGTTCATATCTATTacttagaagaagaaaaaatcacTATAGCATGTATTaagaatatttgagaaataatattCGAAGACAAGATAGgagaaatagtaaaagattaattctaagaaaaagtgtTCAATTATTCCTACACCATTTCAACAAAACCTATAACCCTAACAAAttttcaatctaaacaagagaaaatcaaagacaatttTGAACACGAAAATgagtaactcactacttcaaattgagaaacaacTTCACAAATCCTTAACAATAGTAATTATTCCTTTTCGAcgtaaaggaaataactttacatactaaaagcaAAAATATCCAtcaataacgaatttaaacaaagcatgagcatgcattttaagcaaagatcaaaactttatccataataactaaagaataaagccaaaagacgaaacaatcaatattaactatttttttcaacataaaagaaactaCTTTACATgcaaaaaataaacatatccgccaacaatgaatttaaacaaaacatGATTACATATTTTAAGCAAGCATAAGAACTTTgcctataataatcaaagaataaaaccaaaaggcaaaacaatcaatattaactatttttttcaatgtaaaggaaacaactttacatgctaaaagcaaacatatacgccaacaatgaatttaaacaaagcatgagtatatattttaagcaaagatcaaaactttagtcataataatcaaagaataaatccAAAAggtgaaacaatcaatattaactattttttcaacataaaggagataactttacatgctaaaaacaaacatatctatcaacaataaatttaaacaaagtatgagtacatattttaagcaaagaaTAAAACTTtacctataataatcaaagaataaagcccaAAAACACGTTCAACTATtcctagctcatttttataccatgaataTAAAAGTAGCCCTAATATCGATACCATAACTTCCTATGACCTTCAAGTCCGTCTACGGCAAACAATCccagcaaataaaattacaactacgaactacgaagaagaaaaagatgaagaagaaaacgataataaaactaaaaacaattacaactacgaactacgaagaagaaaaatatgaaaaagaaaacgataataaaacgAAAAAAAGGGACAGGTATGTTTACCTTTTTTAGGACAACAAAACGGAACTACAagctttcttcggagtcttgatTACCAccgaaaagctttcaactcgagAACTTCAATTAGCCCACGAATTTCacgaaaaaagaaaatttttactaaaaaaaaaacttctttgctcagaactttttttttttcaaccttgagACTTTTAGACTTTTAGACTTTGAGActttgcattgcaattatgatcaatttgatttgaattatggtcaaatctaatagattgactaaattaaattgaaattcgatacgaattaatactttctttaatcttgggcttcttgatttaataaaatcaaacatatattcatccaaataattatttttgagagtaaattatatctaaatcaaaactttatccgTTCGAATTAATTTTCAAACTTATCTCcgtaaaaactcaaactttgataaaaataatcattcaagtaacaaaatttatacaatctcgtatatgtgaATACGTAAAATGTATAATCGttacttaaatgacaaaattaacctaaataaatattttagagcgcattttcccagatgaaataaatatttcacttttatttaaaattgaagaaactcaggattaaattaagtcgtggagggcaaaaattaggtgtcaacaatgaCTAACTTTTTTTGGTCGAAAATCTATTAACCTTAAGCCTGTCAAGTGGGCTGGGCTGATCCGGCCCACTTAAAGGACCCGGCCCGATAATCCttagggctttagggttccgggtcccgggctggttatttttttaatttgagcccggttaaccggcccggaatcaattttttttttaatttttttttttgagtttttttaaaattagtatataacttagtatataactatatctatatatattgtaatgtatacgTATTgtaatatctttaatttaaagtattacatatacatagaatagagtgtatatatgtgaatatatcttctatagacgtatatatttaacatatacatgtgtatatgttttataaattagtatataactatatctatatacattgtaatgtgtatatattgtagtatatttaatttaaagtaatacatatacatagaatagagtgtatatatgtgaatatatcttctatagacgtgtatttttaacgtatacatgtatatatgttttataaatagtatataactatatctatatatattttaatgtatatatattgtagtatattttattagtagtagtatatatacattgaatggtgcgtatacatgtgtatatatcttctataaatgtgtatatttaacgtatacatgtgtaaatgttttataaattagtaNNNNNNNNNNNNNNNNNNNNNNNNNNNNNNNNNNNNNNNNNNNNNNNNNNNNNNNNNNNNNNNNNNNNNNNNNNNNNNNNNNNNNNNNNNNNNNNNNNNNatttaaagtattacatatacatagaatagagtgtatatatgtgaatatatcttctatagacgtgtatatttaacgtatacatgtgtatatgttttataaattagtatataactatatctatatatgttgtaatgtatatatattatagtatattttattagtagtagtatatataaattgaatggtgaatatacatgtgtatatatcttctataaatgtgtatatttaacgtatacatgtgtatatgttttataaattaatatataattatttattgtagtatatatatatatatatatatatatatatattataatatattttattcaaagtagtacatatatatttaatggtacgtgtatatgtgtatatatcttctatagacgtatatatttaacgtatacatgtgtatatattttataaattcgtatataactatatatatagtgtgtgcatatattgtagtgtatatatattgtattatattttgtttaaggtagtacatatattgaatggtaggtatatgtgtgtatgtatcttctaaagtagtatacatttaacgtatacgtgtgtatatgttttataaattactatataattatatatatagtgtgtgtatattgtagtgtatacaaattgtaatatattttatttatagtagtatatatatattgaatggtgcgtatatatgtgtatatatcttctatagacgtatatatttaacgtgtacatgtgtatatattttataaattagtatatatatattgtagtatatatatattttagtatattttatttaaagaagtacatatatattgaatgttgcgtatatatgtgtatatatcttctataaacgtatatatttaacgtatatatgtgtatatgttttataaattagtatataactatatataaatatatataaatatatatatatatatatatatatatatatattgtagtatatatatattgtagtatattttttaaagtagtacatatatattgaatggtgcgtatatatgtttatatatcttctatagacgtatatatttaacgtatacatgtgtatatgttttataaattagtataNNNNNNNNNNNNNNNNNNNNNNNNNNNNNNNNNNNNNNNNNNNNNNNNNNNNNNNNNNNNNNNNNNNNNNNNNNNNNNNNNNNNNNNNNNNNNNNNNNNNttgtagtatatatatatatatatattgtagtatatatatatatatatattgtaggatatgttttacttaaagtagtacatatatattgaatggtgcgtatatttgtgcatatatcttctatagacgtgtatatttaatgtatacatgtgtatatgttttataaattagtatataactatatatatattgtagtatatacatatattttagtatatgttttacttaaagaagTAATATATATTGAGTGGTgagtatatttgtgtatatatcttctatagacatgtatatttaatgtatacatgtgtatatgttttataaaatagtatataactatatatattgtagtatatatgtgtatatatcttacaTAGAcgcatatatttaacgtatacatgtgtatattttatataaattagtatataactatatatatatcatagtatatatatatatatatatatatatatatattgtagtatatgttttatttaaagtagtacatatatattgaatgatgcatatatttttgtgtatatctcctatagacatgtatatttaatgtatacacgtgtatatattttataaattggtatataactatatatattgtactatatatgtgtatatatcttttatagacgtatatatttaatgtatacatgtgtatatgttatataatttagtatataactatatatatatatatattgtattatatatatatatatatatatatatatatattgtagtatatgttttacttaaagtagtacatatatattgaatggtgtgtatatttgtgtatatatattccatagacgtatatatttaatgtaaaaatgtgtatatatttttaaaattaatatataactatatatatatattgtagtatgtacatatattgtagtatatacatatattgtagtatatgttttacttaaagtagtacatatatattgaatacagcgtatatgtgtgtatatattttctatagacgtgtatatttaacgtatacatgtgtatatgttttttaaattagtatataactctctctctcactctctctctttatatgtatattataatgtatatatattgtagtatattttatttaaagtagtacatatacattgaataaagcgtatatatgtgaatatatcttctatagacgtgtatatttaacatatacatgtgtatacgttttataaattagtatataactatatatatatatatatattgtaatgtttatatattgtagtatattttatttaaactttaaagtagcacatatacattgaatggtgcatatatatgtataattgtatatatgtgtatatattttttaaattctaatgtagtatatactatatatatagtgtgtgtatattgtttaacgtatttaaaatgtatataggtgggtatatatagtgtatattgaattttttttttttcatttttgatcgggtttgaccgggtttaggtgagtttgatcgggttgggttaagtgggtcaGGTTaggattgtttttaaaaaaattactgttgAGCCCGGCCCGGCTCACCTTACCCAATCCAGACCCCGCCCACAATCCGACTTACTTTAACAGGCCGGTTCCAGGTTGTCCCGGGCCGGCCCACCTGACAACCTTATTACCTTCATCATATCCTCTCTCTCTTCCTCCACAGTGTCCGTTATCGGACTTCTAATTACATAATTATGtgaataaaagtaaatattatggAATAAATACTGCCAATAAATTAATAAGACAGAGATGTTCAAATAATTTAATCCAGAAAGTACCACCTAACTATGTCCATTGAGGTCATTATAAAAACATCAGGATTGGCGTATTTGACGTGCCCCTTGGGTTTATAACCAAACAGAAAAGGAGGAGTCGTGTTTTGGTGTTGGATCTGTTATAATCTATTATCTTATCATATTGCCTCACACAATGACTACCAAACAAAGCATGTAGGAAACCCATTACTTCAGGTCTCATTGTTCTTCTGTTGGAGCTTCAAAGTATCCCACGTTTTTTATATTTAAGGTGGGCCGCCAATTCCAAAGCTTAGAATTTGTAAGACGATTAGACGAACCATCAACTATGTTGCTATATTCATCATATCAATATACTAATAAAATGTAACATCTAACAATAGTAATTAATGATTGAGTAGCATGAcgtatatataattatttttgactATCAATAGAAGAATAAtgtagtatttttatttgatgtatGACTTAAATGTCAAATTTCAATATATGATCACTTAATTATGTATGCATATCAAATTAAAATCGGCCATTAAATAATctaattaagaaattcttttcttctttcattcatTTGCTCTAGACAAAGGTTTAGCTAATTGTTTACAATTAATGATAATATTGAGCTTAAACTCATTATCAACAGTTGATAGACTTCATTTTTTATCAATCACTAAATCTACATGTATTTAAATTCACCAATATTCTTTCAACCTTTTCATGGGGCCCACGAGTGTCTGATATCAAATTAAAGTACAACAAATTAAATAACTAGTCAATTACTATCAATCTAAGGTGGAAGGAAACTCTTACATCATATTCTAATTCAAGATAATATATAATAACGCTATTAATGGTAATTCTAACTATTAAAAATTATCCAATGAATTGGCTCGATAAAATCATATATCTATATGCATCATCTATATATGTGATTTAGTTAATGAAATCAGCTAATCCATATCTCACAAAGTTCaccataaatatgtatatatgatctACAAGAAAGGTGTCTCTCTCATTAACATCATGATTTCTCCATCATCATGTCAATATTATCTGAAAACTTAATAAAAAATCTTATCATATTTTAATCAAACTAttgataataatcataataaaaaaatattaaatgtcaTACTTATAACAAATAACATTACATAAATATGTTCAAATCACCGTATATAAAATAGAATCTAGCTAGGACGTATCAACTATATCCCGAACCGCAACTTACGTATCCCGCATATATAATTAGTGGCAGCATTGGCGATTTCTCATTCCCTATTTTTAtttaacaaatttaaatttttattggtGTCGATATCATTTTCAAAcattaaatctttattttcaaCTACAGTTAAACGAACAAATTTCAAACTTTGTACAGTTTGATTCTTGACAATCTCTTTTAAAAGCCTAGTATAGTGGTAGGTCATAATTCCACCGGTTAATGCCTATAGACGCAGCTAAATAGCCTACTTCGAcgtgttattttctttctttttagtaCACTAACATGTTTGATTTCCGTTCTGTAAAAATGTAAATGTTAATAATCCGATTAGTCTACATCTTCTAGTGTTTTGCTGCTCATTCTCATAATATTCCTGTActttaattagttctttccaataAATCCATAtgaatgttatatatatatatatatatatatatatatatacacaataaaATGAAGCTGTTCGCAAACAGGATGTGCATGCGAaatttttattcactttattAGTGAAATAAATTAATCAGTGAAATAACCATTATCATACCAACAGTATGGATCACCATCACTAGTCATGTATAGACCATTGTTCCTGAACAAGATGatctataattttttaaagattttttcttgtaaatctttatttaattttattactttttaaatagtaattaatgttttttcatttaagaaaatagtataataactcattAGGCAATATAAAGTATGTATTTCTTTAACTTAGCCTTAGATTCTTTTAACAGATAAACCTGTGTATTTTTTAAAGCTTGATCTCTATCTTGTGCTCTAAGTAGTAGCTTCTCTACTTCGTTAATTCTCGATTTCACAAGATTATTTGAAGTATTCTTTCTTAAAAAATAGATTTCTCTACCATAGTTTCTCAAATTTATTAAAACTTCATTAATTCTTCTTATAATTATTATGGTTTCCCAAAATTTTCTTCTAAGTTTCTGTAATTGTGGTTGTATCACTCTCATGAtaataaatataaacaattcataattttatattCCCTATAGGTACTTAGTAATATATAATATGTATGAAGGTATAGAGCAGATATGAAAACAGACTTTTCTTACGCTAATATGTTATGAAATGGTAGAGTTTATGCATATACCTTTTGACCTTCTTTTATGTTAGTTGTATCAACACCACAGTGCTTCTCCTTCCGGCTATGAAGAACTTTTTAATCTATTGTGACTCGCGGTCTCAGGCTACTGCTCCGTCTTTCCTCCGTTAAGGCTGAAGATCGCAACCTTCATTTTTTACCAGCATAAAAGATTTGCAAAGAATATATGAAACAAACTTTTTATTTCTTGAACATATTACAACATAGAAAAAATCTTTAATCAGATCTTCCTTATACTTACATACACACTATTTATTATCTTTTCCTGATGGGAGAGGTGTCTCTTACCCACTCATGTAGAAGATACCCAGCATTTTTTTAAGAAAGAGAATATTAAGAGAAAATGTAGTTTGTCTTCTATGGGTTTCTATCTCTCCTTTTATAGTTACAAGGAGGGGTAgatttacaatatttattttctataggatcattcctataatttttttttatcttttagtcTCTTATCAAGATAAGATTCTTCTTTCTCCTGATTAGCTTCTTTTTGGACCGTGGGGTCCAATTTCTTCTATCATCTTTGTCGTTTTAGTGCCGACACTCATTTTGACGTAATTGCTTTTGCTTTACGTCTTTTCTTCTATTATTGTCTT encodes the following:
- the LOC107865153 gene encoding uncharacterized protein LOC107865153 yields the protein MDSQVVCKRDSFKYLGFIIQENREIDEDVSHRTGAGWMKWKLASGFLCDKNVPLKLKGKFYRVVVRPTMLYGAKYWPTKNSQIQKLKVAEMMMLCWMYNFTRGNRVRNITIREKVGVTSIDDKMQEVMLNMSDLKSINFDPYIL